The proteins below come from a single Lactobacillus johnsonii genomic window:
- the mltG gene encoding endolytic transglycosylase MltG: MLNQDKKKNHELEEQASKKVTRWILSGLGAILVLVVLIGGCYVGYALQPVNRHDEDVVSVHIPAGATNSQIAQILQEKKIIRNAAVFNFWLKSHSATNFQAGNFYLSPSMHNKEIVSQLQGGGGRPVVGHVLIKEGQTIDSIATTVSKNTKYSRQDFLKLMKDKSFMKSLEKQYPKLLTSSMNSKGVRYHLEGYLFPAKYDVYQGASLKELVNQMVDKTDQVLQPYYSSIKKKHLTVQEVLTLASLVEREGVKTKDRRMIAGVFFNRLKANMPLQSDISVMYALNKHKHSLSLKDIKVKSPYNLYVHKGYGPGPFNNPSLDSISAVLNPIKSNYLYFVANLKTGKVYYNENYDEHLKRNSSLGQ; encoded by the coding sequence TTGCTAAATCAAGACAAAAAGAAAAATCATGAGTTAGAGGAACAGGCATCTAAAAAGGTTACTCGTTGGATCCTTAGTGGACTAGGAGCGATTTTAGTTTTAGTTGTCTTGATTGGAGGCTGTTACGTAGGATACGCACTTCAACCAGTCAATCGACATGATGAAGATGTTGTTAGTGTTCATATTCCTGCGGGAGCAACTAATAGTCAAATTGCTCAAATTTTACAAGAGAAAAAGATTATTAGAAATGCGGCCGTTTTCAACTTTTGGTTAAAGAGTCATAGTGCGACAAATTTTCAAGCAGGGAATTTTTATTTATCACCTTCAATGCATAACAAAGAGATTGTGAGCCAATTGCAAGGTGGAGGTGGTCGTCCAGTTGTTGGTCATGTTCTAATAAAAGAAGGACAAACAATTGATAGTATTGCTACTACAGTTAGCAAGAATACCAAGTATAGTCGACAAGATTTCTTAAAGCTAATGAAAGATAAGAGCTTTATGAAGAGTTTGGAGAAGCAATATCCTAAACTTTTAACTAGTTCTATGAACAGTAAGGGTGTTCGCTATCATTTAGAAGGATATCTCTTCCCAGCAAAATATGATGTTTATCAAGGAGCTTCTTTAAAAGAATTAGTTAATCAAATGGTTGATAAGACTGATCAAGTTTTGCAACCATACTACAGTTCAATTAAGAAGAAGCACTTAACAGTACAGGAAGTTTTAACTTTAGCTTCATTAGTAGAACGTGAAGGTGTTAAAACTAAAGATAGGCGTATGATTGCTGGAGTATTCTTTAACAGACTTAAAGCTAATATGCCACTTCAGTCAGATATTTCAGTAATGTATGCATTGAATAAGCATAAACATTCTTTATCACTAAAGGATATTAAAGTAAAATCACCATATAACTTATATGTTCATAAAGGATATGGACCTGGACCATTTAACAATCCAAGTCTAGATTCAATTAGTGCTGTATTGAACCCAATTAAGTCTAACTATCTCTACTTTGTTGCAAACCTTAAGACTGGTAAGGTTTACTACAACGAAAACTATGACGAACATTTGAAACGAAATAGTAGTTTAGGCCAGTAA